The following coding sequences lie in one Glycine soja cultivar W05 chromosome 16, ASM419377v2, whole genome shotgun sequence genomic window:
- the LOC114389667 gene encoding N-acylphosphatidylethanolamine synthase-like isoform X2 → MSRTMEWAARAEHLRGISRKVVIAAVGAFAKTVSSLLNTAAVHNADTLLRLVRSRPHCVPLINVSNHMSTLDDPVMWGFKGFPIFDTKLARWVFAAEDICFKNALYSYIFRVGKCIPITRGGGIYQEHMIEALERLKDGEWLHTFPEGKVYQEDVPIRRLKWGTASLIVRAPITPIVLPIVHHGFHEVMPEKYMFGRRPPVPLWNKKIDIIIGDPIEFDLPAMRQKAISQSRNESFPTIGWPSTPDGLDELAQRCLYTAISEQIRAAMERLRCFGKSFVKSWQRAENKGQHHS, encoded by the exons ATGTCACGGACGATGGAGTGGGCGGCGAGGGCGGAGCACCTCCGCGGCATTTCGAGAAAGGTCGTGATCGCGGCGGTGGGCGCCTTCGCCAAAACGGTGTCGTCTCTTCTCAACACCGCCGCCGTTCACAACGCCGACACTCTCCTCCGCCTCGTCCGCTCCAGACCCCACTGCGTCCCCCTCATTAACGTTAGCAATCACATGTCCAC TTTGGATGATCCGGTTATGTGGGGATTCAAGGGTTTTCCCATCTTCGACACCAAGTTAGCTCGGTGGGTTTTCGCTGCCGAAGATATATGCTTCAAGAATGCCCTCTATTCCTATATTTTTCGGGTCG GGAAATGCATACCTATTACAAGAGGTGGTGGAATTTATCAAGAGCACATGATTGAAGCTCTTGAGCGCTTAAAAGATGGAGAATGG CTTCATACTTTTCCAGAAGGAAAAGTGTATCAAGAAGATGTGCCTATAAGGCGGTTGAAATGGGGAACTGCTAGCCTAATTGTTCGAGCACCTATAACTCCAATTGTATTGCCAATTGTCCATCATGGTTTTCACGAG GTGATGCCAGAGAAATACATGTTTGGTAGACGACCTCCTGTACCATTATGGAATAAGAAAATAGACATAATTATTGGTGATCCAATTGAATTCGACCTTCCAGCAATGAGGCAAAAGGCTATTTCCCAGTCTCGTAATGAGTCATTCCCTACCATTGGATGGCCCAGCACTCCTGATGGTTTGGATGAATTAGCACAAAGATGTCTCTACACCGCAATTTCAGAGCAAATCCGTGCTGCAATGGAGAGATTAAGGTGTTTTGGTAAAAGTTTTGTGAAGTCATGG CAAAGAGCGGAAAACAAGGGGCAGCATCATTCCTAG
- the LOC114389667 gene encoding N-acylphosphatidylethanolamine synthase-like isoform X1 has protein sequence MSRTMEWAARAEHLRGISRKVVIAAVGAFAKTVSSLLNTAAVHNADTLLRLVRSRPHCVPLINVSNHMSTLDDPVMWGFKGFPIFDTKLARWVFAAEDICFKNALYSYIFRVGKCIPITRGGGIYQEHMIEALERLKDGEWLHTFPEGKVYQEDVPIRRLKWGTASLIVRAPITPIVLPIVHHGFHEVMPEKYMFGRRPPVPLWNKKIDIIIGDPIEFDLPAMRQKAISQSRNESFPTIGWPSTPDGLDELAQRCLYTAISEQIRAAMERLRCFGKSFVKSWVGSNLPKSEIKVF, from the exons ATGTCACGGACGATGGAGTGGGCGGCGAGGGCGGAGCACCTCCGCGGCATTTCGAGAAAGGTCGTGATCGCGGCGGTGGGCGCCTTCGCCAAAACGGTGTCGTCTCTTCTCAACACCGCCGCCGTTCACAACGCCGACACTCTCCTCCGCCTCGTCCGCTCCAGACCCCACTGCGTCCCCCTCATTAACGTTAGCAATCACATGTCCAC TTTGGATGATCCGGTTATGTGGGGATTCAAGGGTTTTCCCATCTTCGACACCAAGTTAGCTCGGTGGGTTTTCGCTGCCGAAGATATATGCTTCAAGAATGCCCTCTATTCCTATATTTTTCGGGTCG GGAAATGCATACCTATTACAAGAGGTGGTGGAATTTATCAAGAGCACATGATTGAAGCTCTTGAGCGCTTAAAAGATGGAGAATGG CTTCATACTTTTCCAGAAGGAAAAGTGTATCAAGAAGATGTGCCTATAAGGCGGTTGAAATGGGGAACTGCTAGCCTAATTGTTCGAGCACCTATAACTCCAATTGTATTGCCAATTGTCCATCATGGTTTTCACGAG GTGATGCCAGAGAAATACATGTTTGGTAGACGACCTCCTGTACCATTATGGAATAAGAAAATAGACATAATTATTGGTGATCCAATTGAATTCGACCTTCCAGCAATGAGGCAAAAGGCTATTTCCCAGTCTCGTAATGAGTCATTCCCTACCATTGGATGGCCCAGCACTCCTGATGGTTTGGATGAATTAGCACAAAGATGTCTCTACACCGCAATTTCAGAGCAAATCCGTGCTGCAATGGAGAGATTAAGGTGTTTTGGTAAAAGTTTTGTGAAGTCATGGGTAGGTTCAAACCTACCTAAGTCAGAGATTAAGGTGTTTTAG
- the LOC114389875 gene encoding protein ALP1-like, translating to MKVSKDYLNFQPCTLEGAEANKWRWFERCIGALDGTHIPVIVSPDERPRYRNRKGDVSTNVLAACGPDLRFIYVLPGWEGSAGDSRVLRDALRRQNKLEIPTGKYFLVDAGYTNGPGFLAPYRGTRYHLNEWIGNTPQSYKELFNLRHASARNAIERSFGILKKRWSILRTPSFFDIKTQIRIINACFVLHNFIRDEQQTDQLLEVQDLEFLSVVDEELVHQSREEVQNNVIDDITTIQATEDWTRF from the exons ATGAAAGTGAGCAAagactatttgaattttcaaccctGTACTTTAGAAGGTGCGGAAGCAAACAAGTGGAGATGGTTTGAG AGATGTATTGGAGCACTTGATGGGACTCATATTCCGGTTATAGTTTCTCCTGATGAGAGACCTAGATATCGTAATAGAAAGGGTGATGTCTCTACAAATGTGTTAGCTGCTTGTGGTCCAGATTTAAGGTTTATTTATGTGTTACCTGGGTGGGAAGGGTCTGCAGGAGATTCTCGAGTATTACGAGATGCATTACGTCGTCAAAACAAACTTGAAATTCCAACTG GTAAGTATTTTCTTGTGGATGCGGGATATACCAATGGTCCGGGATTTTTAGCACCATATCGAGGGACTAGATATCATCTCAATGAGTGGATTGGAAACACCCCTCAAAGTTATAAGGAGTTATTTAATCTTCGTCATGCAAGTGCCCGAAATGCAATAGAAAGGTCATTTGGGATCTTGAAAAAAAGATGGAGTATATTAAGaactccttcattttttgataTAAAGACACAAATAAGAATTATCAATGCTTGTTTTGTGTTACACAATTTCATAAGAGACGAACAACAAACTGATCAACTTTTAGAAGTTCAAGACTTAGAATTTTTATCTGTTGTTGATGAAGAGTTAGTCCATCAATCAAGGGAAGAAGTTCAAAATAATGTCATAGATGATATCACAACTATTCAAGCTACCGAGGATTGGACAAGATTTTGA